The following are encoded together in the Silurus meridionalis isolate SWU-2019-XX chromosome 2, ASM1480568v1, whole genome shotgun sequence genome:
- the l2hgdh gene encoding LOW QUALITY PROTEIN: L-2-hydroxyglutarate dehydrogenase, mitochondrial (The sequence of the model RefSeq protein was modified relative to this genomic sequence to represent the inferred CDS: inserted 1 base in 1 codon) has protein sequence MLCSALLGFPGAQELLLDALQSASSTESEYNTALYSQRQGEGVCSVCDVAVVGGGIVGLATARELILRHPNLTFTLLEKERELARHQSGRNSGVIHSGVYYTPGSLKARLCVSGAELAYDYFNKKNIPYKKCGKLIVAVDREEIPRLKALYERGQKNNVNDLKLISAREIREREPYCRGIMALDSPHTGIVDWRVVCLSYAADFQQAGGSIRTSFTVTDIKPAAQSPPQSSDGLKYPIIIRSSKGEEVRCQFMLTCGGLYSDRLSEISGCSPEPRIVPFRGDYLVLKPEKNYLIKGNIYPVPDPRFPFLGVHFTPRMDGSVWLGPNAVLAFKREGYTLTDFNTHDLTDALSFRGLQKLMMRNVWFGVGEMYRGMFISAQVKLLQKYVPELQTSDVIRGPSGVRAQALDREGKLVDDFVFDIGVEELGSRVLHVRNAPSPXATSSLAIGMAIADELEARFAL, from the exons ATGCTTTGCTCAGCGCTGCTCGGTTTCCCAGGAGCACAAGAGCTGCTTTTAGACGCGTTACAGTCCGCCAGCAGCACGGAGAGTGAGTACAATACTGCACTTTACAGTCAGCGCCaaggtgaaggtgtgtgtag tgtgtgtgacgTGGCAGTGGTCGGTGGTGGAATCGTTGGCTTGGCTACAGCCAGAGAGCTTATCCTGAGACACCCAAACCTCACATTCACCCtgctggagaaagagagagagctcg caagGCACCAGTCAGGGCGTAACAGTGGGGTAATCCACAGTGGTGTTTATTACACTCCTGGCTCTCTGAAAGCTCGGCTGTGTGTGAGTGGAGCAGAACTTGCCTATGACTACTTCAACAAGAAGAACATCCCATACAAGAAATGTggcaaa cttaTTGTAGCTGTGGACAGAGAGGAGATTCCTCGTCTAAAAGCTCTGTATGAACGCGGACAGAAGAACAATGTGAACGACCTCAAACTGATCAGTGCCAGAGAGATCAGAGAGCGAGAACCTTACTGCAgg gggattATGGCTCTGGACTCGCCCCACACAGGGATAGTGGACTGGCGTGTGGTGTGTTTATCATATGCTGCAGATTTCCAGCAGGCTGGAGGCTCAATCAGAACCTCATTCACTGTCACGGACATCAAACCTGCAGCACAAAGTCCTCCTCAGAGCTCTGATG GTCTGAAATATCCAATTATTATCAGGAGCTCAAAG GGAGAGGAGGTTCGCTGTCAGTTTATGTTGACATGCGGTGGTCTTTACTCTGATCGGCTCTCAGAGATCTCAGGCTGCAGTCCCGAGCCACGCATTGTTCCCTTCAGAGGAGATTACCTAGTGCTCAAACCTGAGAAAAACTACCTTATCAAAGGCAACATCTACCCT GTTCCAGATCCACGTTTCCCATTCCTCGGCGTTCACTTCACCCCCCGTATGGATGGCAGTGTGTGGCTTGGACCAAATGCTGTGCTGGCATTTAAACGTGAAGGATACACACTGACTGACTTTAACACACATGACCTCACAGATGCTCTTTCCTTCAG GGGTCTGCAAAAGTTGATGATGAGGAATGTGTGGTTTGGTGTAGGTGAGATGTACAGAGGGATGTTTATCAGTGCACAAGTCAAACTCCTGCAGAAGTATGTACCAGAACTTCAAACAAGTGACGTGATAAG gggTCCATCAGGAGTGCGTGCTCAGGCTCTGGATCGTGAAGGTAAGCTGGTGGATGACTTTGTATTTGATATCGGTGTGGAAGAGCTCGGTAGCCGAGTGCTACACGTACGAAACGCACCATCAC GCGCGACCTCCTCCCTCGCGATCGGCATGGCGATTGCAGATGAACTGGAAGCCCGTTTTGCTCTGTAG